One Mercurialis annua linkage group LG3, ddMerAnnu1.2, whole genome shotgun sequence DNA window includes the following coding sequences:
- the LOC126674518 gene encoding disease resistance protein RPM1-like isoform X4 yields the protein MAEGSVVFLLTKLTEFLQKEGGLLSEVRVEAEYINDELEFMKAFLRVAETIEDIDLQLKVFAKKVRYLVFDIEDALDDFSLRIPSDHGYRFHASLQKIFNLIKSLRARRHIALKMQRIKLRVIDISETHRRYLIKNNIMEQGTSSSAERQLSRRKGALQLEEANPVGIEHPKKKLIDWLLEAKSDREVVSVVGMGGLGKTTLVTKVYHNEEVKKWFEFRAWITLSQSFTTEDLLKDIILQLFYFLRLSDPQVDKMDNDKLRTVINEFLQERRYLVVLDNVSNAKAWYEFENVLPNNSCGSRILLTTQNLDVALASSPDKTYNLSPLSQEESWTLFCRKIFQNEPCPPHLDGVLQNILIRCQGLPLAIVAIGGVLATKNRSRIDEWELVHRSLGAVLEDNGRLKSILSLSYNDLPYFLKYCLMYFSIFPADDSIEHARLVRLWIAEGFVKEKEGMTLEEVAEGYLNELIKRSLVQVVDTTSDGRVKTCRVHDILLQMIILKSRDQDFASIANEQSARMMWPEKIRRLSIHNVMPSIQEMLTASRPRSLLMFWWLNSLPESFILNLSSHRLRLLNVLDLEGAPLEKFPNEVVSLYLLKYLSLRNTKVTSIPSSIGKLQNLETLDLKHAHVTELPAEILKLQKLRHLLAYRYENESDDQIKTKYGCKVPAQIGCLQSLQKLCFLEANHGNNLLTELGKLNQLRRLGIVKLRKEDGETLCSAIGSLRNLRALSICSVEETEIIDIKNLSSPPRFLQRLYLTGRLEKLPEWISSLDSLVKVVLKWSGLSDDPLLLLQHLPNLVHLEFVQVYEGEILCFQAQGFQRLKFLGLNRGCQ from the exons ATGGCTGAAGGTTCGGTAGTCTTCCTTCTTACAAAGCTTACGGAGTTTCTCCAAAAGGAGGGAGGCCTATTGTCAGAAGTTCGAGTGGAAGCTGAGTATATTAATGATGAACTCGAGTTCATGAAAGCATTTTTAAGAGTTGCAGAAACAATAGAGGATATTGACCTTCAGCTCAAAGTGTTCGCAAAGAAAGTGAGATATCTTGTATTTGACATTGAAGATGCTCTTGATGATTTCAGTTTACGTATTCCTTCTGATCATGGATATCGATTCCATGCTTCTCTTCAAAAGATATTCAACTTGATTAAGAGTTTAAGGGCTCGGCGTCATATTGCTTTGAAAATGCAACGCATCAAACTCAGAGTAATAGACATTTCAGAAACACATCGAAGATACTTGATAAAAAACAATATCATGGAACAGGGCACAAGCTCCAGCGCTGAAAGACAGCTATCCAGAAGAAAGGGTGCACTTCAACTTGAAGAAGCTAATCCTGTGGGTATTGAACACCCAAAGAAGAAGCTTATCGACTGGCTTCTCGAAGCCAAATCTGACCGTGAAGTGGTTTCAGTTGTTGGCATGGGTGGTCTTGGTAAGACTACTTTGGTGACAAAAGTATATCATAATGAAGAAGTAAAGAAATGGTTTGAGTTTCGTGCCTGGATCACTCTTTCTCAATCTTTCACAACAGAAGACTTGTTAAAAGATATCATTCTCCAACTATTCTATTTTCTTCGATTATCAGATCCTCAAGTAGACAAGATGGACAACGATAAGCTTAGAACGGTTATCAATGAATTTCTTCAGGAACGAAGGTATCTTGTAGTCTTAGACAATGTCTCCAATGCTAAAGCATGGTATGAATTTGAGAATGTATTGCCGAACAACAGCTGTGGTAGCCGTATATTACTGACAACACAAAATCTTGATGTTGCCTTGGCCTCATCCCCTGATAAAACCTATAACTTGAGTCCATTATCTCAAGAAGAGTCTTGGACCTTATTTTGCAGGAAAATATTTCAGAATGAACCTTGCCCTCCACATTTGGATGGTGTTCTGCAAAACATTCTGATCAGATGTCAAGGATTGCCACTTGCAATTGTGGCCATTGGTGGTGTTCTTGCAACAAAAAACAGAAGTCGAATAGACGAATGGGAACTGGTGCATCGAAGTCTTGGCGCTGTGCTAGAAGACAATGGCAGATTGAAAAGTATATTGTCGCTAAGTTACAATGACTTGCCTTACTTTCTCAAATACTGTTTAATGTATTTCAGCATTTTTCCTGCTGATGATTCAATTGAGCATGCAAGACTTGTCAGATTGTGGATAGCTGAAGGATTTGTGAAAGAAAAGGAAGGGATGACATTAGAAGAAGTCGCAGAAGGCTATTTGAATGAGCTTATAAAAAGAAGTTTGGTTCAAGTGGTCGATACAACTTCTGATGGACGAGTCAAAACTTGCCGCGTCCATGATATTCTCCTACAAATGATAATTCTCAAGTCAAGAGACCAAGATTTCGCATCCATAGCTAATGAACAGAGTGCTAGAATGATGTGGCCTGAAAAGATTCGCCGTCTGTCTATACATAATGTCATGCCAAGCATTCAAGAAATGTTGACTGCCTCAAGACCGCGTTCACTGCTCATGTTTTGGTGGTTAAATTCTTTACCGGAATCGTTTATATTGAATCTGTCTTCTCATCGTTTAAGGCTGCTTAATGTATTGGATCTGGAAGGCGCACCTTTAGAAAAATTTCCAAATGAAGTCGTCAGCCTCtaccttttaaaatatttgagtcTAAGAAATACCAAGGTGACGTCCATTCCAAGCTCTATTGGCAAGCTTCAGAACCTAGAAACCTTGGATTTGAAGCACGCCCATGTCACTGAATTGCCTGCTGAGATTTTGAAGCTCCAAAAACTTCGTCACCTACTAGCATATCGTTACGAAAATGAGTCTGATGATCAGATTAAAACCAAATATGGCTGCAAGGTACCAGCTCAAATAGGATGTTTACAGTCACTACAAAAGCTTTGCTTCCTGGAGGCAAACCATGGCAATAACCTTTTGACTGAACTGGGAAAACTAAATCAACTGAGGCGGCTGGGCATTGTGAAGTTAAGGAAAGAAGATGGGGAAACACTGTGCTCTGCCATCGGAAGCCTGAGAAACCTTCGTGCATTGTCTATTTGTTCTGTAGAAGAGACAGAGATCATTGATATCAAGAACTTATCTTCTCCTCCTAGATTTCTTCAGCGACTCTACTTGACAGGACGTCTTGAGAAGTTACCAGAATGGATATCTTCGCTCGACAGTTTGGTGAAGGTGGTTCTGAAATGGAGTGGATTAAGCGACGATCCGCTGTTGCTGCTTCAGCATTTACCCAATCTAGTGCATCTGGAGTTTGTGCAGGTTTACGAGGGGGAGATTTTGTGCTTCCAAGCTCAGGGGTTTCAGAGGCTCAAGTTCTTGGGTTTAAACAG AGGGTGCCAGTAG
- the LOC126674518 gene encoding disease resistance protein RPM1-like isoform X1, whose protein sequence is MAEGSVVFLLTKLTEFLQKEGGLLSEVRVEAEYINDELEFMKAFLRVAETIEDIDLQLKVFAKKVRYLVFDIEDALDDFSLRIPSDHGYRFHASLQKIFNLIKSLRARRHIALKMQRIKLRVIDISETHRRYLIKNNIMEQGTSSSAERQLSRRKGALQLEEANPVGIEHPKKKLIDWLLEAKSDREVVSVVGMGGLGKTTLVTKVYHNEEVKKWFEFRAWITLSQSFTTEDLLKDIILQLFYFLRLSDPQVDKMDNDKLRTVINEFLQERRYLVVLDNVSNAKAWYEFENVLPNNSCGSRILLTTQNLDVALASSPDKTYNLSPLSQEESWTLFCRKIFQNEPCPPHLDGVLQNILIRCQGLPLAIVAIGGVLATKNRSRIDEWELVHRSLGAVLEDNGRLKSILSLSYNDLPYFLKYCLMYFSIFPADDSIEHARLVRLWIAEGFVKEKEGMTLEEVAEGYLNELIKRSLVQVVDTTSDGRVKTCRVHDILLQMIILKSRDQDFASIANEQSARMMWPEKIRRLSIHNVMPSIQEMLTASRPRSLLMFWWLNSLPESFILNLSSHRLRLLNVLDLEGAPLEKFPNEVVSLYLLKYLSLRNTKVTSIPSSIGKLQNLETLDLKHAHVTELPAEILKLQKLRHLLAYRYENESDDQIKTKYGCKVPAQIGCLQSLQKLCFLEANHGNNLLTELGKLNQLRRLGIVKLRKEDGETLCSAIGSLRNLRALSICSVEETEIIDIKNLSSPPRFLQRLYLTGRLEKLPEWISSLDSLVKVVLKWSGLSDDPLLLLQHLPNLVHLEFVQVYEGEILCFQAQGFQRLKFLGLNRLDKLSTIIIEQGAMPNLEKLIVQSCKALQRVPVGIEYLDDLKILEFYNMPLELVMALHPNGGDHGDYRKVKHVPEVFFTYWYDGNWDIISLESFKGKSSADSGPSIMPRPRHIWK, encoded by the coding sequence ATGGCTGAAGGTTCGGTAGTCTTCCTTCTTACAAAGCTTACGGAGTTTCTCCAAAAGGAGGGAGGCCTATTGTCAGAAGTTCGAGTGGAAGCTGAGTATATTAATGATGAACTCGAGTTCATGAAAGCATTTTTAAGAGTTGCAGAAACAATAGAGGATATTGACCTTCAGCTCAAAGTGTTCGCAAAGAAAGTGAGATATCTTGTATTTGACATTGAAGATGCTCTTGATGATTTCAGTTTACGTATTCCTTCTGATCATGGATATCGATTCCATGCTTCTCTTCAAAAGATATTCAACTTGATTAAGAGTTTAAGGGCTCGGCGTCATATTGCTTTGAAAATGCAACGCATCAAACTCAGAGTAATAGACATTTCAGAAACACATCGAAGATACTTGATAAAAAACAATATCATGGAACAGGGCACAAGCTCCAGCGCTGAAAGACAGCTATCCAGAAGAAAGGGTGCACTTCAACTTGAAGAAGCTAATCCTGTGGGTATTGAACACCCAAAGAAGAAGCTTATCGACTGGCTTCTCGAAGCCAAATCTGACCGTGAAGTGGTTTCAGTTGTTGGCATGGGTGGTCTTGGTAAGACTACTTTGGTGACAAAAGTATATCATAATGAAGAAGTAAAGAAATGGTTTGAGTTTCGTGCCTGGATCACTCTTTCTCAATCTTTCACAACAGAAGACTTGTTAAAAGATATCATTCTCCAACTATTCTATTTTCTTCGATTATCAGATCCTCAAGTAGACAAGATGGACAACGATAAGCTTAGAACGGTTATCAATGAATTTCTTCAGGAACGAAGGTATCTTGTAGTCTTAGACAATGTCTCCAATGCTAAAGCATGGTATGAATTTGAGAATGTATTGCCGAACAACAGCTGTGGTAGCCGTATATTACTGACAACACAAAATCTTGATGTTGCCTTGGCCTCATCCCCTGATAAAACCTATAACTTGAGTCCATTATCTCAAGAAGAGTCTTGGACCTTATTTTGCAGGAAAATATTTCAGAATGAACCTTGCCCTCCACATTTGGATGGTGTTCTGCAAAACATTCTGATCAGATGTCAAGGATTGCCACTTGCAATTGTGGCCATTGGTGGTGTTCTTGCAACAAAAAACAGAAGTCGAATAGACGAATGGGAACTGGTGCATCGAAGTCTTGGCGCTGTGCTAGAAGACAATGGCAGATTGAAAAGTATATTGTCGCTAAGTTACAATGACTTGCCTTACTTTCTCAAATACTGTTTAATGTATTTCAGCATTTTTCCTGCTGATGATTCAATTGAGCATGCAAGACTTGTCAGATTGTGGATAGCTGAAGGATTTGTGAAAGAAAAGGAAGGGATGACATTAGAAGAAGTCGCAGAAGGCTATTTGAATGAGCTTATAAAAAGAAGTTTGGTTCAAGTGGTCGATACAACTTCTGATGGACGAGTCAAAACTTGCCGCGTCCATGATATTCTCCTACAAATGATAATTCTCAAGTCAAGAGACCAAGATTTCGCATCCATAGCTAATGAACAGAGTGCTAGAATGATGTGGCCTGAAAAGATTCGCCGTCTGTCTATACATAATGTCATGCCAAGCATTCAAGAAATGTTGACTGCCTCAAGACCGCGTTCACTGCTCATGTTTTGGTGGTTAAATTCTTTACCGGAATCGTTTATATTGAATCTGTCTTCTCATCGTTTAAGGCTGCTTAATGTATTGGATCTGGAAGGCGCACCTTTAGAAAAATTTCCAAATGAAGTCGTCAGCCTCtaccttttaaaatatttgagtcTAAGAAATACCAAGGTGACGTCCATTCCAAGCTCTATTGGCAAGCTTCAGAACCTAGAAACCTTGGATTTGAAGCACGCCCATGTCACTGAATTGCCTGCTGAGATTTTGAAGCTCCAAAAACTTCGTCACCTACTAGCATATCGTTACGAAAATGAGTCTGATGATCAGATTAAAACCAAATATGGCTGCAAGGTACCAGCTCAAATAGGATGTTTACAGTCACTACAAAAGCTTTGCTTCCTGGAGGCAAACCATGGCAATAACCTTTTGACTGAACTGGGAAAACTAAATCAACTGAGGCGGCTGGGCATTGTGAAGTTAAGGAAAGAAGATGGGGAAACACTGTGCTCTGCCATCGGAAGCCTGAGAAACCTTCGTGCATTGTCTATTTGTTCTGTAGAAGAGACAGAGATCATTGATATCAAGAACTTATCTTCTCCTCCTAGATTTCTTCAGCGACTCTACTTGACAGGACGTCTTGAGAAGTTACCAGAATGGATATCTTCGCTCGACAGTTTGGTGAAGGTGGTTCTGAAATGGAGTGGATTAAGCGACGATCCGCTGTTGCTGCTTCAGCATTTACCCAATCTAGTGCATCTGGAGTTTGTGCAGGTTTACGAGGGGGAGATTTTGTGCTTCCAAGCTCAGGGGTTTCAGAGGCTCAAGTTCTTGGGTTTAAACAGGTTAGATAAACTCAGCACAATAATCATTGAGCAGGGTGCAATGCCTAATCTTGAAAAGCTAATTGTTCAGAGTTGTAAAGCGTTGCAGAGGGTGCCAGTAGGCATTGAATACTTGGACGATCTTAAGATTTTAGAGTTCTACAACATGCCTTTGGAACTAGTCATGGCTTTACATCCCAATGGAGGAGACCACGGAGATTATCGGAAAGTTAAGCATGTGCCTGAAGTTTTCTTCACCTATTGGTATGATGGCAATTGGGATATCATTTCCTTGGAAAGTTTCAAAGGTAAAAGCTCTGCTGACTCTGGACCAAGCATTATGCCGCGTCCTCGGCATATCTGGAAATAA
- the LOC126674518 gene encoding disease resistance protein RPM1-like isoform X3: MAEGSVVFLLTKLTEFLQKEGGLLSEVRVEAEYINDELEFMKAFLRVAETIEDIDLQLKVFAKKVRYLVFDIEDALDDFSLRIPSDHGYRFHASLQKIFNLIKSLRARRHIALKMQRIKLRVIDISETHRRYLIKNNIMEQGTSSSAERQLSRRKGALQLEEANPVGIEHPKKKLIDWLLEAKSDREVVSVVGMGGLGKTTLVTKVYHNEEVKKWFEFRAWITLSQSFTTEDLLKDIILQLFYFLRLSDPQVDKMDNDKLRTVINEFLQERRYLVVLDNVSNAKAWYEFENVLPNNSCGSRILLTTQNLDVALASSPDKTYNLSPLSQEESWTLFCRKIFQNEPCPPHLDGVLQNILIRCQGLPLAIVAIGGVLATKNRSRIDEWELVHRSLGAVLEDNGRLKSILSLSYNDLPYFLKYCLMYFSIFPADDSIEHARLVRLWIAEGFVKEKEGMTLEEVAEGYLNELIKRSLVQVVDTTSDGRVKTCRVHDILLQMIILKSRDQDFASIANEQSARMMWPEKIRRLSIHNVMPSIQEMLTASRPRSLLMFWWLNSLPESFILNLSSHRLRLLNVLDLEGAPLEKFPNEVVSLYLLKYLSLRNTKVTSIPSSIGKLQNLETLDLKHAHVTELPAEILKLQKLRHLLAYRYENESDDQIKTKYGCKVPAQIGCLQSLQKLCFLEANHGNNLLTELGKLNQLRRLGIVKLRKEDGETLCSAIGSLRNLRALSICSVEETEIIDIKNLSSPPRFLQRLYLTGRLEKLPEWISSLDSLVKVVLKWSGLSDDPLLLLQHLPNLVHLEFVQVYEGEILCFQAQGFQRLKFLGLNSVAEGASRH; this comes from the exons ATGGCTGAAGGTTCGGTAGTCTTCCTTCTTACAAAGCTTACGGAGTTTCTCCAAAAGGAGGGAGGCCTATTGTCAGAAGTTCGAGTGGAAGCTGAGTATATTAATGATGAACTCGAGTTCATGAAAGCATTTTTAAGAGTTGCAGAAACAATAGAGGATATTGACCTTCAGCTCAAAGTGTTCGCAAAGAAAGTGAGATATCTTGTATTTGACATTGAAGATGCTCTTGATGATTTCAGTTTACGTATTCCTTCTGATCATGGATATCGATTCCATGCTTCTCTTCAAAAGATATTCAACTTGATTAAGAGTTTAAGGGCTCGGCGTCATATTGCTTTGAAAATGCAACGCATCAAACTCAGAGTAATAGACATTTCAGAAACACATCGAAGATACTTGATAAAAAACAATATCATGGAACAGGGCACAAGCTCCAGCGCTGAAAGACAGCTATCCAGAAGAAAGGGTGCACTTCAACTTGAAGAAGCTAATCCTGTGGGTATTGAACACCCAAAGAAGAAGCTTATCGACTGGCTTCTCGAAGCCAAATCTGACCGTGAAGTGGTTTCAGTTGTTGGCATGGGTGGTCTTGGTAAGACTACTTTGGTGACAAAAGTATATCATAATGAAGAAGTAAAGAAATGGTTTGAGTTTCGTGCCTGGATCACTCTTTCTCAATCTTTCACAACAGAAGACTTGTTAAAAGATATCATTCTCCAACTATTCTATTTTCTTCGATTATCAGATCCTCAAGTAGACAAGATGGACAACGATAAGCTTAGAACGGTTATCAATGAATTTCTTCAGGAACGAAGGTATCTTGTAGTCTTAGACAATGTCTCCAATGCTAAAGCATGGTATGAATTTGAGAATGTATTGCCGAACAACAGCTGTGGTAGCCGTATATTACTGACAACACAAAATCTTGATGTTGCCTTGGCCTCATCCCCTGATAAAACCTATAACTTGAGTCCATTATCTCAAGAAGAGTCTTGGACCTTATTTTGCAGGAAAATATTTCAGAATGAACCTTGCCCTCCACATTTGGATGGTGTTCTGCAAAACATTCTGATCAGATGTCAAGGATTGCCACTTGCAATTGTGGCCATTGGTGGTGTTCTTGCAACAAAAAACAGAAGTCGAATAGACGAATGGGAACTGGTGCATCGAAGTCTTGGCGCTGTGCTAGAAGACAATGGCAGATTGAAAAGTATATTGTCGCTAAGTTACAATGACTTGCCTTACTTTCTCAAATACTGTTTAATGTATTTCAGCATTTTTCCTGCTGATGATTCAATTGAGCATGCAAGACTTGTCAGATTGTGGATAGCTGAAGGATTTGTGAAAGAAAAGGAAGGGATGACATTAGAAGAAGTCGCAGAAGGCTATTTGAATGAGCTTATAAAAAGAAGTTTGGTTCAAGTGGTCGATACAACTTCTGATGGACGAGTCAAAACTTGCCGCGTCCATGATATTCTCCTACAAATGATAATTCTCAAGTCAAGAGACCAAGATTTCGCATCCATAGCTAATGAACAGAGTGCTAGAATGATGTGGCCTGAAAAGATTCGCCGTCTGTCTATACATAATGTCATGCCAAGCATTCAAGAAATGTTGACTGCCTCAAGACCGCGTTCACTGCTCATGTTTTGGTGGTTAAATTCTTTACCGGAATCGTTTATATTGAATCTGTCTTCTCATCGTTTAAGGCTGCTTAATGTATTGGATCTGGAAGGCGCACCTTTAGAAAAATTTCCAAATGAAGTCGTCAGCCTCtaccttttaaaatatttgagtcTAAGAAATACCAAGGTGACGTCCATTCCAAGCTCTATTGGCAAGCTTCAGAACCTAGAAACCTTGGATTTGAAGCACGCCCATGTCACTGAATTGCCTGCTGAGATTTTGAAGCTCCAAAAACTTCGTCACCTACTAGCATATCGTTACGAAAATGAGTCTGATGATCAGATTAAAACCAAATATGGCTGCAAGGTACCAGCTCAAATAGGATGTTTACAGTCACTACAAAAGCTTTGCTTCCTGGAGGCAAACCATGGCAATAACCTTTTGACTGAACTGGGAAAACTAAATCAACTGAGGCGGCTGGGCATTGTGAAGTTAAGGAAAGAAGATGGGGAAACACTGTGCTCTGCCATCGGAAGCCTGAGAAACCTTCGTGCATTGTCTATTTGTTCTGTAGAAGAGACAGAGATCATTGATATCAAGAACTTATCTTCTCCTCCTAGATTTCTTCAGCGACTCTACTTGACAGGACGTCTTGAGAAGTTACCAGAATGGATATCTTCGCTCGACAGTTTGGTGAAGGTGGTTCTGAAATGGAGTGGATTAAGCGACGATCCGCTGTTGCTGCTTCAGCATTTACCCAATCTAGTGCATCTGGAGTTTGTGCAGGTTTACGAGGGGGAGATTTTGTGCTTCCAAGCTCAGGGGTTTCAGAGGCTCAAGTTCTTGGGTTTAAACAG CGTTGCAGAGGGTGCCAGTAGGCATTGA
- the LOC126674518 gene encoding disease resistance protein RPM1-like isoform X2 — protein sequence MKAFLRVAETIEDIDLQLKVFAKKVRYLVFDIEDALDDFSLRIPSDHGYRFHASLQKIFNLIKSLRARRHIALKMQRIKLRVIDISETHRRYLIKNNIMEQGTSSSAERQLSRRKGALQLEEANPVGIEHPKKKLIDWLLEAKSDREVVSVVGMGGLGKTTLVTKVYHNEEVKKWFEFRAWITLSQSFTTEDLLKDIILQLFYFLRLSDPQVDKMDNDKLRTVINEFLQERRYLVVLDNVSNAKAWYEFENVLPNNSCGSRILLTTQNLDVALASSPDKTYNLSPLSQEESWTLFCRKIFQNEPCPPHLDGVLQNILIRCQGLPLAIVAIGGVLATKNRSRIDEWELVHRSLGAVLEDNGRLKSILSLSYNDLPYFLKYCLMYFSIFPADDSIEHARLVRLWIAEGFVKEKEGMTLEEVAEGYLNELIKRSLVQVVDTTSDGRVKTCRVHDILLQMIILKSRDQDFASIANEQSARMMWPEKIRRLSIHNVMPSIQEMLTASRPRSLLMFWWLNSLPESFILNLSSHRLRLLNVLDLEGAPLEKFPNEVVSLYLLKYLSLRNTKVTSIPSSIGKLQNLETLDLKHAHVTELPAEILKLQKLRHLLAYRYENESDDQIKTKYGCKVPAQIGCLQSLQKLCFLEANHGNNLLTELGKLNQLRRLGIVKLRKEDGETLCSAIGSLRNLRALSICSVEETEIIDIKNLSSPPRFLQRLYLTGRLEKLPEWISSLDSLVKVVLKWSGLSDDPLLLLQHLPNLVHLEFVQVYEGEILCFQAQGFQRLKFLGLNRLDKLSTIIIEQGAMPNLEKLIVQSCKALQRVPVGIEYLDDLKILEFYNMPLELVMALHPNGGDHGDYRKVKHVPEVFFTYWYDGNWDIISLESFKGKSSADSGPSIMPRPRHIWK from the coding sequence ATGAAAGCATTTTTAAGAGTTGCAGAAACAATAGAGGATATTGACCTTCAGCTCAAAGTGTTCGCAAAGAAAGTGAGATATCTTGTATTTGACATTGAAGATGCTCTTGATGATTTCAGTTTACGTATTCCTTCTGATCATGGATATCGATTCCATGCTTCTCTTCAAAAGATATTCAACTTGATTAAGAGTTTAAGGGCTCGGCGTCATATTGCTTTGAAAATGCAACGCATCAAACTCAGAGTAATAGACATTTCAGAAACACATCGAAGATACTTGATAAAAAACAATATCATGGAACAGGGCACAAGCTCCAGCGCTGAAAGACAGCTATCCAGAAGAAAGGGTGCACTTCAACTTGAAGAAGCTAATCCTGTGGGTATTGAACACCCAAAGAAGAAGCTTATCGACTGGCTTCTCGAAGCCAAATCTGACCGTGAAGTGGTTTCAGTTGTTGGCATGGGTGGTCTTGGTAAGACTACTTTGGTGACAAAAGTATATCATAATGAAGAAGTAAAGAAATGGTTTGAGTTTCGTGCCTGGATCACTCTTTCTCAATCTTTCACAACAGAAGACTTGTTAAAAGATATCATTCTCCAACTATTCTATTTTCTTCGATTATCAGATCCTCAAGTAGACAAGATGGACAACGATAAGCTTAGAACGGTTATCAATGAATTTCTTCAGGAACGAAGGTATCTTGTAGTCTTAGACAATGTCTCCAATGCTAAAGCATGGTATGAATTTGAGAATGTATTGCCGAACAACAGCTGTGGTAGCCGTATATTACTGACAACACAAAATCTTGATGTTGCCTTGGCCTCATCCCCTGATAAAACCTATAACTTGAGTCCATTATCTCAAGAAGAGTCTTGGACCTTATTTTGCAGGAAAATATTTCAGAATGAACCTTGCCCTCCACATTTGGATGGTGTTCTGCAAAACATTCTGATCAGATGTCAAGGATTGCCACTTGCAATTGTGGCCATTGGTGGTGTTCTTGCAACAAAAAACAGAAGTCGAATAGACGAATGGGAACTGGTGCATCGAAGTCTTGGCGCTGTGCTAGAAGACAATGGCAGATTGAAAAGTATATTGTCGCTAAGTTACAATGACTTGCCTTACTTTCTCAAATACTGTTTAATGTATTTCAGCATTTTTCCTGCTGATGATTCAATTGAGCATGCAAGACTTGTCAGATTGTGGATAGCTGAAGGATTTGTGAAAGAAAAGGAAGGGATGACATTAGAAGAAGTCGCAGAAGGCTATTTGAATGAGCTTATAAAAAGAAGTTTGGTTCAAGTGGTCGATACAACTTCTGATGGACGAGTCAAAACTTGCCGCGTCCATGATATTCTCCTACAAATGATAATTCTCAAGTCAAGAGACCAAGATTTCGCATCCATAGCTAATGAACAGAGTGCTAGAATGATGTGGCCTGAAAAGATTCGCCGTCTGTCTATACATAATGTCATGCCAAGCATTCAAGAAATGTTGACTGCCTCAAGACCGCGTTCACTGCTCATGTTTTGGTGGTTAAATTCTTTACCGGAATCGTTTATATTGAATCTGTCTTCTCATCGTTTAAGGCTGCTTAATGTATTGGATCTGGAAGGCGCACCTTTAGAAAAATTTCCAAATGAAGTCGTCAGCCTCtaccttttaaaatatttgagtcTAAGAAATACCAAGGTGACGTCCATTCCAAGCTCTATTGGCAAGCTTCAGAACCTAGAAACCTTGGATTTGAAGCACGCCCATGTCACTGAATTGCCTGCTGAGATTTTGAAGCTCCAAAAACTTCGTCACCTACTAGCATATCGTTACGAAAATGAGTCTGATGATCAGATTAAAACCAAATATGGCTGCAAGGTACCAGCTCAAATAGGATGTTTACAGTCACTACAAAAGCTTTGCTTCCTGGAGGCAAACCATGGCAATAACCTTTTGACTGAACTGGGAAAACTAAATCAACTGAGGCGGCTGGGCATTGTGAAGTTAAGGAAAGAAGATGGGGAAACACTGTGCTCTGCCATCGGAAGCCTGAGAAACCTTCGTGCATTGTCTATTTGTTCTGTAGAAGAGACAGAGATCATTGATATCAAGAACTTATCTTCTCCTCCTAGATTTCTTCAGCGACTCTACTTGACAGGACGTCTTGAGAAGTTACCAGAATGGATATCTTCGCTCGACAGTTTGGTGAAGGTGGTTCTGAAATGGAGTGGATTAAGCGACGATCCGCTGTTGCTGCTTCAGCATTTACCCAATCTAGTGCATCTGGAGTTTGTGCAGGTTTACGAGGGGGAGATTTTGTGCTTCCAAGCTCAGGGGTTTCAGAGGCTCAAGTTCTTGGGTTTAAACAGGTTAGATAAACTCAGCACAATAATCATTGAGCAGGGTGCAATGCCTAATCTTGAAAAGCTAATTGTTCAGAGTTGTAAAGCGTTGCAGAGGGTGCCAGTAGGCATTGAATACTTGGACGATCTTAAGATTTTAGAGTTCTACAACATGCCTTTGGAACTAGTCATGGCTTTACATCCCAATGGAGGAGACCACGGAGATTATCGGAAAGTTAAGCATGTGCCTGAAGTTTTCTTCACCTATTGGTATGATGGCAATTGGGATATCATTTCCTTGGAAAGTTTCAAAGGTAAAAGCTCTGCTGACTCTGGACCAAGCATTATGCCGCGTCCTCGGCATATCTGGAAATAA